A section of the Streptomyces sp. NBC_00178 genome encodes:
- a CDS encoding MHYT domain-containing protein, protein MQGTVDGFTYGLVTPLTAFVMACLGAALGLRCTTRSLRTRGVSRAGWLALGATSIGSGIWTMHFIAMLGFTVREAPVTYDRPLTYASLAVAILMVGIGIFLVGYRGATRMALVTGGTITGLGVASMHYLGMAGMNFDGEFAYDTLTVSLSVVIAVVAATAALWAAVSIHGFLPSLGASVVMGVAVSGMHYTGMAALVVHLHPGAAAVPPGEAPTSLLLPMMVGPGCFLLLAAVVVMIDPLVVTGGPDEAARPSGQALRHGGPMTSIPVQRRPPRPYETASRRGHRQSRER, encoded by the coding sequence ATGCAGGGCACAGTTGACGGATTCACCTACGGCCTAGTGACGCCGCTGACGGCGTTCGTCATGGCGTGCCTGGGCGCGGCCCTCGGTCTGCGCTGCACCACCCGGTCCCTGCGCACGCGCGGTGTCTCCAGGGCCGGCTGGCTGGCCCTCGGCGCGACCTCCATCGGCTCGGGCATCTGGACGATGCACTTCATAGCGATGCTGGGCTTCACCGTCCGGGAGGCCCCGGTCACCTACGACCGGCCCCTGACCTACGCGAGCCTCGCCGTCGCGATCCTGATGGTCGGCATCGGCATCTTCCTCGTCGGCTACCGGGGCGCCACGCGCATGGCGCTGGTCACCGGCGGCACCATCACCGGCCTGGGCGTCGCCTCGATGCACTACCTGGGCATGGCCGGAATGAACTTCGACGGCGAGTTCGCCTACGACACCCTCACCGTCTCGCTCTCCGTCGTCATCGCCGTGGTCGCCGCTACAGCGGCGCTGTGGGCGGCGGTCTCCATCCACGGCTTCCTCCCCAGCCTCGGCGCCAGCGTGGTCATGGGCGTGGCCGTGAGCGGCATGCACTACACCGGCATGGCGGCGCTCGTCGTCCACCTGCACCCCGGCGCCGCGGCGGTGCCGCCCGGGGAGGCGCCGACCTCGCTGCTCCTGCCGATGATGGTCGGGCCCGGCTGCTTCCTGCTGCTGGCGGCCGTCGTCGTGATGATCGACCCCCTCGTGGTGACCGGTGGCCCCGACGAGGCCGCGCGGCCGTCCGGGCAGGCGCTCCGGCACGGCGGCCCCATGACCTCGATCCCTGTCCAGCGCCGGCCCCCGCGCCCCTACGAGACCGCCTCGCGCAG
- a CDS encoding methylated-DNA--[protein]-cysteine S-methyltransferase: protein MESSEETGTGGQVVEWCVVPSAIGPLLLAATPAGLVTVAFHARPAVRDRALAQLRTRLAAEPVRAPDSALLAEPVRQLDAYFSGDLREFSLPLDWSLASGFHREVLRELASEVPYGAVVGYGELAARVGRPDGAQAVGAAMGSNPLPVVVPCHRVVESDGGLGGFGGGLETKRQLLALEGVLPQPLF from the coding sequence ATGGAGAGCAGCGAGGAGACGGGGACCGGCGGACAGGTCGTGGAGTGGTGCGTCGTGCCGAGCGCCATCGGCCCCCTGCTGCTCGCCGCCACCCCTGCGGGGCTGGTGACCGTGGCCTTCCACGCCCGCCCGGCCGTGCGGGACAGGGCACTCGCGCAGCTGCGGACACGGCTGGCCGCGGAGCCCGTCCGGGCGCCGGACTCGGCGCTGCTGGCCGAGCCGGTGCGCCAGCTCGACGCGTACTTCTCCGGGGACCTCCGGGAGTTCTCCCTCCCGCTGGACTGGTCGCTGGCCTCCGGCTTCCACCGTGAGGTGCTCCGCGAGCTGGCCTCCGAGGTGCCGTACGGCGCGGTCGTGGGGTACGGCGAGCTGGCCGCCCGGGTCGGCCGGCCCGACGGGGCACAGGCCGTGGGCGCGGCCATGGGGTCCAACCCGCTGCCCGTGGTGGTGCCCTGCCACCGGGTGGTGGAGAGCGACGGGGGCCTCGGCGGGTTCGGCGGAGGGCTGGAGACGAAGCGGCAGCTGCTGGCCCTGGAGGGTGTGCTCCCGCAACCGCTGTTCTGA
- a CDS encoding MFS transporter, which produces MTTASSPSRITAADLPALQRRTSAVLIGSQILGGLGVAVGIALAPVLAAEVSGSEALSGLAPTASVTGTALLSLPLAALMASRGRRPGLVLAYLVGSAGALLVVTATVLGSFPLLLLGMAGFGAGSSANLQARFAAVDLAEPDRRGRAIATVIWATTIGSVLGPNIAAPASHVFRNTFVPETAGPFAWASGIFLITGVLVAVLLRPDPLLTARALAPQDTATAANRSLRAGVAAVRASPMARLALVTVAVSHTAMVSIMVMTPVHLGHHGADIQLIGLVISGHIAGMYAFSPVMGRLADRVGRLAVIGLAAGLLCCAALLAGTSGGGHARTAAGLFVLGLGWSAGLVAGSALLTDSVPQAARAAVQGLSDLTMNTAAGVGGALAGVIVSRLGYGWLNAAAACLLLPMAALALRRSLARPEPDSAKA; this is translated from the coding sequence GTGACGACAGCTTCCTCCCCCTCGCGGATCACCGCCGCCGATCTGCCCGCGCTGCAGCGCCGGACCTCCGCCGTGCTGATCGGCAGCCAGATACTCGGCGGCCTCGGCGTCGCCGTCGGGATCGCCCTCGCCCCGGTGCTGGCGGCCGAGGTGAGCGGGTCCGAGGCGCTGTCTGGGCTCGCGCCCACCGCGTCCGTGACGGGCACGGCGCTCCTGTCGCTGCCCCTGGCCGCGCTGATGGCGTCACGGGGCAGGCGTCCGGGGCTCGTCCTCGCCTATCTGGTCGGATCGGCCGGAGCCCTCCTGGTCGTGACCGCCACCGTGCTGGGCAGTTTCCCGCTGCTGTTGCTCGGTATGGCCGGTTTCGGGGCCGGCTCGTCGGCCAATCTCCAGGCCCGGTTCGCGGCCGTCGACCTCGCGGAGCCGGACCGGCGCGGCCGCGCGATCGCCACCGTCATCTGGGCCACCACGATCGGTTCGGTGCTGGGTCCCAACATCGCCGCCCCGGCGAGCCACGTCTTCAGGAACACCTTCGTGCCCGAGACGGCGGGTCCCTTCGCGTGGGCGTCGGGCATCTTCCTGATCACCGGCGTCCTGGTCGCCGTACTGCTGCGTCCGGACCCGCTGCTGACCGCCCGGGCGCTCGCTCCCCAGGACACGGCGACCGCCGCGAACCGTTCGCTGCGGGCGGGCGTCGCGGCGGTGCGCGCCTCCCCGATGGCGAGGCTGGCCCTGGTGACCGTCGCGGTGTCCCACACCGCGATGGTCTCCATCATGGTCATGACCCCGGTGCACCTCGGACACCACGGGGCGGACATCCAGCTCATCGGTCTGGTGATCAGCGGGCACATCGCGGGGATGTACGCCTTCTCCCCCGTCATGGGCCGGCTCGCCGACCGCGTCGGACGCCTCGCCGTGATCGGGCTCGCCGCCGGGCTGCTGTGCTGCGCGGCGCTGCTGGCCGGCACCTCGGGCGGCGGTCACGCCCGGACGGCCGCGGGTCTGTTCGTCCTGGGCCTCGGCTGGTCCGCGGGGCTGGTCGCCGGTTCGGCGCTGCTCACGGACTCCGTACCGCAGGCCGCGAGGGCGGCGGTGCAGGGCCTCTCGGACCTCACGATGAACACGGCGGCCGGCGTGGGCGGCGCCCTGGCCGGAGTGATCGTCTCCCGGCTGGGATACGGCTGGCTCAACGCGGCCGCCGCCTGCCTCCTCCTGCCGATGGCGGCGCTGGCGCT